From the Halopelagius longus genome, the window CGCCTGCGGCGACGCGTCGATTCCGGAGATGGGTGTCGTCGAACAGGAGTGGGAGACGGACCCGATACCGACCGACGAGGTTCGAGGACACGCCGCCGACGCCGTGGCCGCGTTGGAGTTAGCGACGGTGCCCGACGGCGGCGAGGTGGCCGTCGGCGCGGGCAGTCGCGGCATCGCGAACGTCCCCGATATCGTCGGCGGGGTGGTCGATGGCCTGCGCGAACGGGGGCACGACCCGTTCGTCTTCCCGGCGATGGGGAGTCACGGCGGGGCAACCGCCGAGGGGCAACGGCGGATGCTCGAATCCCTCGGGATGACCGAAGACACCCTCGGGTGCGAGATACGCGCGACGATGGACACCGTCGTCGTCGGGGAGACGGCGGACCGCGGCGTGGCGGTGCACGTCGACGCGAACGCCGCCGCCGCCGACGCCATCGTCCCCGTCAACCGCGTGAAGCCCCACACGGACTTCGAGGGCGAGGTGGAGTCGGGCCTCGCGAAGATGCTCGTCGTCGGCATGGGGAAGCAACGAGGCGCGAAGACGGCCCACTCGTGGGCCGCCGACTGGAGTTTCCGCGACATGCTCCCCGAAATCGCATCGCTGTTGCTCGCGGAGTTGCCCGTCGCGGGCGGCGTCGCCGTCGTCGAGGACGAACGCGACGACACCGCCGTCATCGAGGGCGTCCCGTCCTCGGAACTCCTCGATCGGGAGGCCGAACTCCTCGAACTCGCGTACGACCGCCTGCCGACGCTACCGTTCGACGAGGTGGACGTCCTCGTGGTCGACCGGATGGGGAAGGATATCTCCGGGGCGGGGTTGGACACGAACGTCATCGGCCGGCGGGTGTACGGGAACGAACCCGAACCGGAGACCCCGGACGTAAAGCGCATCTTCGTCCGCGGCCTCACCCCGGCCTCCCACGGCAACGCCACCGGCGCGGGGTCCGCCGACCTGATACACGCGGACCTCTTCGAGGAGGCGGACCTCCACGACATGCTGATGAACACGGTCACCGCCGGGACGTTGCGGAGTGCGCACGTCCCGCCGGCCGTCGAGACGGACCGTGCCGGACTCCTCGCCTGCCTCTCGACTATCGGCGTCGAGAGCCTCGACGCGCCGCGCGTCGTCCGCGTCCGCGACACGATGCGCCTCGAACGAATCGAGGCGTCGCCCGCCCTCCTCGAAGAGGCGGGCGAACGTGACGACTTACGGGTGGTTTCGGAGGCCGAACCCGTAAAGTTCGAGGGCGGCCAGTTCGCGGAGGACGTTCTCGACGCGTGAGGCGCGTCCGCCCCGCCCGTTCGCCGGGAGTGTAGTTTTTTGGCGGTTCGGCGGGAGAGAGGGGTATGGAACCGGCACTCATCCTGCCCGCAGAGCGCGACGAGCGATGGGACTTGGCGAAGCAGACGGGCGTCGAAACCGCGGTGTATCACTCATTGGAGATAGGCGACGGGTCGCGCCCGTGGCGGTACGACGAACTCCTCGAACTCGTCCAGGAATTCCGCGACTACGGCCTCGAACTCGGCGTCATCGAGGGGTGCGTCCCCATCTCCGACGCCACCCGCCTCGGACGCGAGGGACGCGACGAGGAGATAGCGCGGTTCAAGCGGTACCTCCGGAACCTCGGCGAACTCGGCGTGCCCGTCGTCGCCTACGACTGGATGGCGGGCAAGCGGTGGGCGCGCACCTCCACCGCCCTCCCCATCCGCGGTGACGCTCTCACCACGGCGTACGACGACGAACTGATGGCCGGCGCGCCCCAACAGGAGATAGCGCCGGTGGACGCCGAACAACTGTGGGACGCCCTCGAACACTTCTTGAACGAGGTGGTCCCCGTCGCCGAGGAGGCGGGCGTGAAACTCGCACTTCACCCCGACGACCCGCCCATCGACGGCATCCGCGGCGTGGACCGCATCGTCACCTCGCCGGAGAACTACGACCGGGTGATGGGGATGTACGACAGCGAGTACAACGGCATCACGTTCTGTCAGGGGAACTTCGCGGCGATGGGCGTCGATATCCCCGAAACCATCCGTCGCTTCGGCGACCGAATCAACTTCGTCCACTTCCGCGACGTGGAGGGCGACGCCCGGAAGTTCGTCGAGACGTGGCACGACGACGGCCCGACGGACATGCGCGCCTGCATCGAAGCGTACCGCGACGTCGGCTTCGAGGGGCCGGTCCGCCCGGACCACGTGCCGACGATGGCGGGCGAGGAGAACTCGAATCCGGGGTACATGACGCTCGGCCGCCTCTACGCCGTCGGCTACCTGAAGGGACTGTTGGAGGCGACGGCGTGACCGGGCAAACGTATAACCGTCAACTCTGCGAATACAGACGTGAGCGATGGGACGAATCCGACCAGACTTCGGAGACGAGACGGTAATCGTGACCGGCGGCGCGTCCGGCATCGGCCGGGAGGTATCCATGCGCTTCGGCGACGCGGGCGCGACGGTGATAGTCGCCGACTTGGACGACGAACCGAAGGACGCCGACGTGCCGACGCACGAGGCCATCCGCGATTCGGGCGGCACCGCGGAGTTCGTCGAGACGGACGTAACCGACCGGGAGCAACTCCGTTCGCTGGTCGAGGCGGCCCGCGAGTTCGGCGGCGTGGACGTGATGGTGAACAACGCGGGACTGATCATCAACGGATCGATACTCGAACTCGACCCCGAGGAGTTCGACGCGGTACACGCCGTCAACGCGAAGGGCGTCTACTTCGGGACGCAGGTGGCCGCAAACGACA encodes:
- a CDS encoding mannonate dehydratase, which codes for MEPALILPAERDERWDLAKQTGVETAVYHSLEIGDGSRPWRYDELLELVQEFRDYGLELGVIEGCVPISDATRLGREGRDEEIARFKRYLRNLGELGVPVVAYDWMAGKRWARTSTALPIRGDALTTAYDDELMAGAPQQEIAPVDAEQLWDALEHFLNEVVPVAEEAGVKLALHPDDPPIDGIRGVDRIVTSPENYDRVMGMYDSEYNGITFCQGNFAAMGVDIPETIRRFGDRINFVHFRDVEGDARKFVETWHDDGPTDMRACIEAYRDVGFEGPVRPDHVPTMAGEENSNPGYMTLGRLYAVGYLKGLLEATA
- a CDS encoding DUF362 domain-containing protein; protein product: MPRRDGSRAGPTPVPERSVLDACGDASIPEMGVVEQEWETDPIPTDEVRGHAADAVAALELATVPDGGEVAVGAGSRGIANVPDIVGGVVDGLRERGHDPFVFPAMGSHGGATAEGQRRMLESLGMTEDTLGCEIRATMDTVVVGETADRGVAVHVDANAAAADAIVPVNRVKPHTDFEGEVESGLAKMLVVGMGKQRGAKTAHSWAADWSFRDMLPEIASLLLAELPVAGGVAVVEDERDDTAVIEGVPSSELLDREAELLELAYDRLPTLPFDEVDVLVVDRMGKDISGAGLDTNVIGRRVYGNEPEPETPDVKRIFVRGLTPASHGNATGAGSADLIHADLFEEADLHDMLMNTVTAGTLRSAHVPPAVETDRAGLLACLSTIGVESLDAPRVVRVRDTMRLERIEASPALLEEAGERDDLRVVSEAEPVKFEGGQFAEDVLDA
- a CDS encoding SDR family NAD(P)-dependent oxidoreductase, coding for MGRIRPDFGDETVIVTGGASGIGREVSMRFGDAGATVIVADLDDEPKDADVPTHEAIRDSGGTAEFVETDVTDREQLRSLVEAAREFGGVDVMVNNAGLIINGSILELDPEEFDAVHAVNAKGVYFGTQVAANDMLDREDPGVILNTASISSNTAQFEQVQYDSSKGAVRMITRGAALELAEHGIRVNAVAPGQIATEFTEGWSEEAREKAQSGDLIKPVPFGRAGTPEDVAGAYLYLASDDADYVTGELLHVDGGWQIF